The Apodemus sylvaticus chromosome 4, mApoSyl1.1, whole genome shotgun sequence nucleotide sequence tgcagagagagacagagacattggagagacagagacagagaaagatcttcatacacacaactgtaaatgagatgtttcccttaaatccatgccctcatagttcagagagccctaaggaagacgatcagaagcagggagggagacacagggaaTGGAGGTTCTCAGGAAGACAACGCCCTTTGAATCCCCTTTAACTcaaagacactgaggcagcagtcccatggcctccatggatctgtaccagctgtccttttctgatgacagacagaaatgtagaGGATCCATGTGGGAAAGGACGtgggaaagaacaagaagaattgaGGAAAACACTACTCACTCAGATTATACAGTATTAATAAAGAATTCATGCTtaattaaagaaggaggaggaggagcagatgcctggggagaaaatatagtagttttccaaaactttcagaatgagataagaagtgtttctaattagAGCTCCTCTGGTTATGTTTTAGTGCAATGCCATTAGGGACATTAAATTCAGTGGTAACCAAATAtcaggaagagagaataaaataaaatacataaatgtaccctttttgctcatattcttggtgtcttagtcagggtttctattcctgcacaaacattatgaccaagaagcaagtttggaaggaaagggtttattcagcttacgctgctgcattgctgttcatcacaaaaggaagtcaggactggaactcaaacaggtcaggaagcaggagctgatgcagaggccatgaatagatgttccttactggcttgctccccctggcttgctcagcctgctctcttattgaacccaagaataccagcccagtggtggtaccacccacaaggggccctccccacttgatcactaattgagaaaatgccccacagctggatctcatggaggcacttccccaactgaagctcctttctctgtgataactccagtctgtgtcaagttgacacacaaaaccagccagtacacttggctggttcttccaattctgagaaaaaccttatctacctcctgtggatctctattgcctcaatcaatgttttagaaaaatggcttacttcatgtttagagtgttgtttctgcatgcctatctgcatgtgtgctacccacagaatccagaggagggcactagatcccatgaAACTGACAGCTAGACTTTTGTGAGTTGCCCATTGCTACTAGGAATGAAACCTGGTTCTATTGACTGGCAgccagagcaccaagtgctcagtcatctcctcaggccctgtcccatttgattctgattacacacctgtggttgtcctcagcatgaggtcgagttgaagggaaacttgacaagtgaattctgaggaatctgggatacagagctaacagaacacaatctcttctttcaggttcatcctctcagcatcagtctttggaatgaggaattcagcctctgtccctatagtttctccatcttcccacacaATTGTGTCCACGCCATTCCCTGACTATTACTAATATTGAGAAGTTTGGgagtccatgaaaatattttattgtctcctctattggaaatttttgcaggtttttgtatctgctgactagctctatcttgtgttattggaattaagaaaaaataccattctggcataataaattacattatactgtgtaatttataaaccatggaatttattcccacagtgtgaaggtcaggaaggatcaacacatgcatttcttcataaatgataCCTGCTCTAGGGATATAATGGTAGAAGAGCCAATTGGCAAGGACCTACTCACTTCCTTTATACTCTTTTACTCTTATTATGGTAGAAGCTCAACAGTCAAGGCAGGCCTCAAAGTCATGGTTAAACAGGACTTTCTCgatctccaaatccttgctcGATCAGAAACATGTAGGGATTCCTGGATTGAATTTTTGTATGAGAGTACTTTCCTATTCCTAAGGATTAGCATATGACCAAATCACCTTACAGAGGCCCTGCTTTTCTTtcgtttttattgaaaatgatttttccacacaaaatattcagattacaatttgcctttccccatctccttccagtccctccccatctcactactcactgtactgctcaggtctcactccttccagttagatgacaagcagaaaaacaaaaccaggatgaaaaacaaagaaaacacacatgaaacatacatgcacttacacacaaatgcataaagtcaataaaacacaaaatcatgaaccaaaacataaaagcaaaagtgtagaaaaatgactaaacaaagcatatgagagaaattaaaaagtacaattcaGCATTTGTGTAGGCCATCAACTCCTTGAGAGTTGGCctactcttaaatattctttgtataaCCAGGGTAAATctgctggaaaaataatttttcatttccaggcagTTATGAGTTAGAGAGAACATCTCAGTCAGGGATAGGAGATAGTGTAAAATTCCCCGATTCAGCTCTGGCACCTCCTCTAGACCCATGCAGAGACATATATCTACCCTAATGTTaatacaaataacaatatttgacttcttcctttctaatttgtatacccttgatctGCTTCAGTGGTCTTATTGATCAAAGACATCAAGTGCCCTATTTAATAGGTATATATACAGAGGAGATCACCTTACCTTGTctggattttagtggaatttttcaagtttctctccatttaagttgatgttggttggctatgggcttgctctaaactgccttttttatattcagttatatccctgtctcttgggacttttgtcaagaaggatgttggattttgtcaaaggctttttctgcatctaatgtgatgattgTGAGGCTGCTGTCTCTCAGTTTGTTCACCTGGTAGATTGAAGATCTAGTGCAGAAGTTCCTGTGCCAGCTGTGCCAGCTACTCCTATACAAAGCAGAGTGGAGAACACCACAACAGGTGCAGCAACCCTTTTCACCTGGTGATCTACAGAGTCTAATTCATTGGGAATGCTTTCCCTGTGTGGGAGGTTATTGGGGTAACTACTGTGCCAGGATACAAATATCAGATGATGCATTTACAACTAGGGAATGTCTGCAAGGGGTAAGTCCTGATGCACAAGCCCACCTATCATCCTCTGGAAGCAAGAGGCACTCATATTCTTAATTGGTAGGAGTTACAATGGAATTGCAGAGATGTGAACGTTCTGAGGGTATCTGATTCCCATTACAATGGCTTTCTTCTGTTACTCAAGGGTCAgcttacctcactctggataCTGCCATGTGCACTGAGTACTCTCGGTAGTCTGTGAATAGTTTCCAGGAAGAGCTGTTCTATCATAGTAGGTGGGTTAGTCATTTAAGCATAACCAACAGTCCTATGTCAAATCAGGACAGGAGGAGTCAATTATCTGGAACAAGCTTTCATAAATGATTGTGGAGTGGGTTGTTGAGACAGGAAGCCAGTAAACTTAGTGACACTTATGTTAGGGTAGGTGTGGTCATAGGCAGAGGCTAGGGCCTGAAGTCCAGCCTTGCAAGGACTTAATTGGGCCCAATAGCCAGCCCAGAACCTGTCTAACAACTTGTTGGATAGAGAAGAGAGTATTTCTATTGATTACCCCTGGAATCTGTATGCATACGTAACTCCTTTTTTTGTACATGCTCTGCATCCCCAAATATAGCCTGAATCCCATCCAgtggcctgttttcttctttcgGTGAAGCTGAGTGTCAGGTGGCTATAAGGTGAATATGCATGAGAGAAGCATggaggtttttcttctttttttcttttctttcgttggatattttctttacttacatttcaaatgttatccactttccagtctcccctatgaaaaccccctattccattcccctccccctgcctctatgagagtgctcccctacccatgcacctactcctgccttcctggaggaagccacactacagttatgaagtagccacaaagTAATTTAATGCTTCTGGTTGAccacaacaagaagaactatTTTAAGAGGGCACAACATTGAGAAGAGGAGGAACTACTGGCCTACGGTGCATGAATCCATATGAAATGAATCCCtgcaaatgttttcaaaatacataaaagattctTGCATATCTTGACCAACAAACACTTCCCTCCTAGGAGGAGTAGACTTCCTCCACATTGGTCTACTCTTCTTAGTCATCATAAAAGCATGATGATGGAGCTTTTTGctaatttagatgccaagaaaaagacaaaggattTCTAATACTGGTAAGAAAGTCTGCACAAATATCTTGAGCTGAGCAGAGCTGATTGGACTATATGTGACTTCTCGGAACATAAACAGCTCTGAAATCCACCGAATGATttcaactattttatttttattatattttattaggttAAGGTTTTGTATACAGAACTGTTTGTGCCCAATGAGACCAGAGAAGTGTCTCAGATCCACTGCATCACCAGTTACAGGTGGCTGAAAAAACTCTCCGGTGTCTGCTGGAATTGAATCAGTtttctgagagagcagtaattccttttgcagctgagttcccacaaactgagcctttaaaaagtcttcattgtcattttagtctcagataaataaacattcatatttgatttctccctttctctgggccctggtcatttgttctgtttagaTCAGTACATACAGTTTTCCTGGATGAAACTCTGTTGAGCTGTGCTTAGGGTCAGCACCTAACTTGAATCCCAGTTTCCAACGTGtcagacaaaaaataaacaagaacatcAACAGGGCAGATGTCAACTTGATTGACCCAGACTCTTGTGCTGCCCTTCTCACACCTGCCATTTTAACATAGTACAGCTGTTTTAATCTTGAGCCACCATGCTGTCTTGCCACAGATTCTGTATAAATGCTCCCATAatactgtactctaaccagaagtcattgATAGCTACATTGGGTGTTGCCATTGGAAGACAGGTGTTGGACATGTCTGACTAGCTTCTAAAATCTCTTTAGGCGTTTGAGTGAGGgctcaaagaaaatattctctgtGCAGAATCCAGGGAGTGGAAGGTTTCAGCTGCCAAGCGGGGATGTGACTCCAACATTGACTTCCACTCCGAGGTCTCAGAGACCTCAGAGGAATGAAGTGCAATGAAATTCAGGGCCTGGGTctttagattctttcttctgtggaggtcagccaggatgagagtgtgtgcagcattctccacagagaggatcctgcagagggcatGCTCACACATGACCATCAATTCCTCCAGGCCATACTTGTCAGCTGCTGTCAGCACACCAGTGGCCATAGGGTAGCTGTTGAGGTGTGGTGCCTTCCCTGTGTAGATGAAGTCCATCATCTCCTTGAAGACCTGAGGATCCAGGTCAGGGATCTTCACAACGTTGGttagtctctcctgcatttcatgttcaaacatggctctgaaaactggagagcgagctgctaggatggccttgtgagccctgaattcatggTCACCTACCaatagggagcagtctgtgaaaagagatttctcccacagctttgtTAGGTCATCTATCAACATCTGCCCTGTATTCTTGATTGCAGGTGTTatgttctgtccaggcatgctAAAGAAGACTCCcgctatgctcaccttgcagcaaaGGGTGAGCTGGTCTTGAGGGACAAGCCAATgctgaagggagaggaggaaatctcgaGAGAGGAACTTTTTGAATCCCAGTGGTTTATTTGGCAGAAAGCAGGCAGCTTTCGTGCTCTTCATACTTTGAAATTTCTCTCCTTGGaaatttatgatccagaactgGAACTTGGCCCAAACTAGGCTTCCTGGTTGGCTGATCAACACCAGGTGAACTGACAGGAAacctttgctttcttcatcaaccccATTTGTgtgtactctcaaacaccatgaCACTTCTTCACTGGCCTCTGATGAGAACACTGGGCTTGTAATCTCTTTCTGAATCCCCCACATGTAAGTTGAaaagttgctaatggtccactcatagcagaaTTTCTGAACCCTGTTCTGTGTGGAGTCCCAGCTCTTGGCTTCCATTTCTCCTGACATTTCTGAAGGAGGTAGAATTTGGAAGTTAAAGGTGATCTGAAAGAAGAACTAGAAGTTACTTATATGTCTTCCTCTTGGATACAATTATAGGTACACTTTCGATTTGAGTTTCAATTtctctaaatctctctctctctctctctctctctctctctctctctctctctctctctctctctccttcattgtctctctctctttctctctccatcttcatctcCTCTCTTAGTATCCCTACTTAACTCCCCTCCCAAGGCtgcaaataaactctattctatgctagtCCTGTCATATGACTGGTACCCCAGGGGCAAGGGAAGCCTTAGCATGGTCCAGCCAGAGTACCCCTCCCACCCTTACCATAGGCatgtcctgcatttctttttataaaacacagcattGATGTTGTGACTCAGATTTAGAAACTTACAGGTTAACATCTCCCACTGCCACATGAACTTGCCAGCAACAATATTGCTCTCTAGAGCTATCCATCCAAACATCAGCAAATTGGTTAGCTCCCTCTCCCACACTGGTCAGTGTATACATCCCCTGGTCCCAAGGGAGGGGTGTTGACCTCACAGCCACTTTATGGTGTCCTGGTGGATGGTGACATTTACAGTCTTTAAGACTGGCATCCTTGCTCACTCCTCATTTTAGGACATTTTCCCTTGAGTGagatttcctctctcctctgcatcaTTTCCTTTTCTCACTGTTGTGAAACCCCAGGCCTGTGTGGACCATTCTCCTCACAGCCCACTCAGGTACTGGCCTGAGCTCAGACCACAACGCAAAGCTTGAGGTCTTAGTGAACTGACCCTCTTGTTGTTTAGTTATAAACATTTCCTCAGAATGCTGCTAGCAGAAATTAATAACTGCCGATCTCACCCAGAAAGGGTATATCTTCGTTGACACTCCCATGCTCCCTCCTGAGATGCCACGGACTCTTAAAGGCTTCCAAATTCACAGGCTAAATTTGGCCCCAATATCCACTAAGCAATAACTCTCTATTGCTGTTTGAGGGCACTTAAATTTTTACAATCCTCTCACCAACCATTCAGATAAATGGAAAGATTTCTATGCAGGGCCCCCTCCCACTACCTCCATCTCTTGCAACTTTACTTCTTTGCTCTCCCTCCCACATACAGGCACAGTGAGAAGGCTGCCTTGATTGTGGTATGATAAACACTGAGAAACAGTGTTCCACCTTGATCTATGGCTGCCTCTATTCTCCTATCTCTGTTCCCCCTTGCTTTCTTGCTCCCTGCCTGACCCAACACGATGGGACACAAAACATGCTATGCTAGAGCAGAGTTGCAGGCAGACAGAGGACAGGTGCAGGCCCTGCCTCTTATTCCCTGACCCACCCAACATGCTTGCTTCCTTGCCCTGCCCCACTTGTGCCCTGCTTACACGAGGTTGAgctgctgcctatgcttctgtgCTCCTGGGGTCcccgcaccaccaccactgtcagctctctgaattctttccatTCTGTTCTGCATCAGCTCTAAACCAGGTGTGACAGCTGAGCTGCTCCATGGACAGATCAGACCCACTGCTCTGTACACATCAACAGAGGCTGACTACAATGAAAGGGGAGACCTGCTGTCCACCAGACAAAATGTGTCCATTCATCTCCATATGTATGTCCTTTTACATGTTTTTATCTGCTGATGCACAATTATTTCTGCCATTCCCACATATAACAAACACATTACATTCCTCTAGGCAGAGTTGTAGCTTCAGTGCTACCTTTGTTCTGGGCAGTCTTGTAAGTGTCTGCCATCTTTTTTGTAGGAAAATAAGGTTTTCCTATGCTTTTGCTTCAgcaccatcttttttttcttttttatcttttttttattcgatatattttttaatttacatttcaaatgatttccccttttcaggtcccccactccccgaagtcacataagctcccttccatccccctgttctcccatccaccccttcagcACTACCTTTGTTCTGGGCAGTCTTGTGAGTATCTGCCATCTTTTTTGTAAGCAGATAAGGTTTTCCTATGGTTTTGCTTCAGCACCATCTTAAAAAAGGGAGGTCAGATGAATGGCTGTAGCTTTAGTGCCATCTTAGTTAATGACAGTCCCATGATCACCCAGCATCTTTGTTATGGGCAGTTCCTACCTCACTGCCTCCTCACCTTAGAACattgtgacagggtctctgatGTCTATCCTGCCTtgataaattataatgtaaatattaatttaaagatttaGAATAGCAAACAGGTAAAAGATCACTGCTTTAAGTTAAAGATTGCCTAACTCAGATATGCTTAATAGATACTAGCTCTCATTCTTCTCAGAAAGTGCTCAATGTAACAACAAATGTTTAAGCTTATTAGGACAGAAAGACTCCATAGCATAACAGttaccaccccctcccccaaccaagaTCTCTGAAAAGATGTATGCAGTGACAAGACTGCCTAGACTGCATTATGATAAGCACTGAGGTTCTGTGCTCCATTGCCTTGCTGATGCCGGCACTCAGCCTACATTATTGTCAAACTGAGGATAACCAGAAAGTTAAATGTCTCATATTGCCTAGGACAGGGTGGGGCATTTCTCACAAatttttgggttatttttttttgagtcagggtttctctgtgtagtcctggctgtcctggaactcgctctgtagaccaagctggccttgaactcagaaatccacctgcctctgcctcccaagtgctgggattaaaggcgtgcaccaccactcccagctTTCTCCCACATTTCTACTCCTCAAGAAAAAAGCTTCTTGTCTTCTGGGCCTAATGGCCACATTGACTCTGCCCGAGTTATGATGGAGAACCCAGGTACCTGGGAAAATTGTCTAGGTAGTGGACTATTGAGCaaactctgtcattttaattaatgaCTTCTAGATTTTAATTTACTGTTCATAAATGTctaactacattgacagctaagcTAACTCTAGAAAACAGAACCCTAATTCTTTACCCCAAATCTAAATCTCCCACTTTAttagctcattagtcaatttgTTAACTAATTATGACTACCAGATATCTTATCAAAGACAGACAAGTTTGCCTCACTCACAGGATTCAAGATAAAGTACACACAGTTCAGATATAACCTTTCAGACCTACCCTTCTGTTACTTCCTTTTCTAAGCTCAGTTCCCAGTGACTAAATGCTTCAAATTTATCTTCCCTGTTATGCCACTGTCCTAACATTAATAGTTTTTATAAATTAGCATAACCTTAATAAAACACTCTATTATACAATCCCACTTTTATAATTGTAAGTCCAAATTTGAAGTTTCCTTTGACTGTCTTTAACCTATagacttaaagtgtttctcattctaaatattttaactcTAAACTCAAGGTGTTTCTCATGctaaactatatgatcaattatcATATTCACAAGGTTGTCAAATTTTCCAGTTAATTGTCTTTTCAATGCATACTtcaaaatgcttctcatta carries:
- the LOC127683622 gene encoding TD and POZ domain-containing protein 1-like; translation: MSGEMEAKSWDSTQNRVQKFCYEWTISNFSTYMWGIQKEITSPVFSSEASEEVSWCLRVHTNGVDEESKGFLSVHLVLISQPGSLVWAKFQFWIINFQGEKFQSMKSTKAACFLPNKPLGFKKFLSRDFLLSLQHWLVPQDQLTLCCKVSIAGVFFSMPGQNITPAIKNTGQMLIDDLTKLWEKSLFTDCSLLVGDHEFRAHKAILAARSPVFRAMFEHEMQERLTNVVKIPDLDPQVFKEMMDFIYTGKAPHLNSYPMATGVLTAADKYGLEELMVMCEHALCRILSVENAAHTLILADLHRRKNLKTQALNFIALHSSEVSETSEWKSMLESHPRLAAETFHSLDSAQRIFSLSPHSNA